The proteins below are encoded in one region of Aspergillus nidulans FGSC A4 chromosome III:
- a CDS encoding xylulokinase (transcript_id=CADANIAT00006272) produces MSSRSSSPLKGPLYIGFDLSTQQLKGLVVNSDLKVVYSSIFDFDADSQGFPIKKGVLTNEAEHEVFAPVALWLQALDSVLDGLKKQGLDFSHVRGISGAGQQHGSVYWGQDAEKLLNGLDAGKRLQEQLEGAFSHPYSPNWQDSSTQKECDEFDEYLGGADKLAEATGSKAHHRFTGPQILRFQKKYPDVYKKTSRISLVSSFLASLFLGHIAPLDISDVCGMNLWNIHKGAYDEDLLKLCAGPHGVEDLKRKLGDVPEDGGIDLGKVHRYYVDRYGFSPECTVIPSTGDNPATILALPLRPSDAMVSLGTSTTFLMSTPSYKADPATHFFNHPTTPGLYMFMLCYKNGGLAREKIRDAINDAKNEKNPSNPWANFDSVALQTPPLGQTSPSDPMKMGLFFPRPEIVPNLRAGQWLFNYDPSTGNLTETLNGEGWNRPADEARAIIESQMLSLRLRSRGLTSSPGGDIPAQPRRVYLVGGGSKNKTIAKIAGEILGGSEGVYKLEIGDNACALGAAYKAVWALERKKDQTFEDLIGARWHEEEFIEKIADGYQKEAFERYGKAVEGFEKMEQRVLEQEGRK; encoded by the exons ATGTCCTcgcgctcctcttctcccctcaAAGGGCCCCTCTACATCGGCTTCGACCTCTCCacccagcagctcaaagGCCTTGTCGTCAACTCCGACCTCAAAGTCGTCTATTCATCTATCTTCGATTTCGACGCCGACTCCCAAGGCTTTCCCATCAAGAAGGGCGTGCTCACCAACGAGGCAGAGCACGAGGTATTTGCACCGGTCGCGCTTTGGCTTCAGGCTCTGGACAGCGTTCTTGAtggcttgaagaagcagggGCTCGACTTTAGCCATGTTCGTGGAATCAGTGGTGCGGGGCAGCAGCACGGGAGCGTTTATTGGGGGCAGGATGCGGAGAAATTGTTGAATGGCTTGGACGCGGGGAAGAGACTGcaggagcagctcgaggGCGCGTTTTCGCACCCGTATAGCCCGAACTGGCAGGATTCGAGTACGCAGAAGGAGTGCGACGAGTTTGACGAGTATCTCGGTGGCGCGGACAAGTTGGCCGAGGCGACGGGAAGCAAGGCGCATCAT AGGTTCACTGGTCCTCAGATTCTGAGATTCCAGAAGAAATACCCGGATGTGTACAAGAAAACGTCGAGGATCTCCCTAGTGTCGTCTTTCTTGGCCTCGTTGTTCCTTGGCCATATCGCGCCTCTTGATATTTCCGACGTCTGCGGTATGAACCTGTGGAATATCCACAAAGGCGCCTACGATGAGGACCTTCTAAAGCTTTGCGCGGGCCCGCATGGCGTCGAGGACCTCAAGCGCAAGCTCGGCGACGTCCCTGAAGACGGAGGCATCGACCTGGGCAAGGTGCACCGCTACTACGTCGACCGCTACGGGTTCAGTCCGGAGTGCACAGTCATTCCATCCACAGGCGACAACCCAGCCACGATCCTCGCCCTGCCTTTACGACCATCCGACGCAATGGTCTCACTAGGAACATCAACCACCTTCCTCATGTCGACCCCAAGCTACAAAGCTGATCCTGCAACCCATTTCTTCAACCACCCGACTACCCCGGGACTTTACATGTTTATGCTGTGCTACAAGAACGGCGGGCTTGCGCGCGAAAAGATCCGCGACGCAATTAACGATGcaaagaacgagaagaaccCGTCAAACCCGTGGGCAAACTTCGACTCCGTTGCTTTACAAACACCGCCCCTAGGCCAGACCTCGCCTTCCGACCCCATGAAAAtgggcctcttcttcccccGCCCCGAAATCGTCCCTAATCTCCGCGCCGGCCAGTGGCTCTTCAACTACGATCCTTCCACTGGCAACCTAACCGAAACGCTTAACGGCGAAGGCTGGAACAGACCCGCCGATGAAGCGCGCGCCATTATCGAGTCCCAAATGCTCTCTCTCCGTCTCCGCTCGCGCGGCCTCACATCTTCCCCCGGTGGCGACATCCCCGCCCAGCCTCGTCGCGTATACCTCGTCGGCGGCGGgtcgaagaacaagaccatcGCGAAGATCGCCGGTGAGATCCTCGGTGGTAGTGAGGGCGTGTATAAGCTTGAGATTGGAGACAATGCGTGTGCGCTGGGCGCTGCGTATAAGGCTGTTTGGGCGcttgagaggaagaaagatcaGACCTTCGAGGATTTGATTGGGGCGAGGTGGCACGAGGAGGAGTTCATTGAGAAGATCGCGGACGGCTATCAGAAGGAGGCGTTCGAAAGGTATGGGAAGGCTGTCGAGGGGtttgagaagatggagcAGCGGGTTTTGGAGCAGGAGGGAAGAAAATAG
- a CDS encoding uncharacterized protein (transcript_id=CADANIAT00006273) encodes MGSVVELASREADGSPQTASPQTNEAEQEHPTWKYALVVAAGFSVMFTTCAFIFSYGVYQSLYEEMAEAEGTPFTGSSTALINLVGILAIALMSMGGPFAMHWSKIYSPQAVIIAGGWVFGIAYILSSFGQALWHFALTQGVLLGIGTCLAYVPTMSVAPTWFDQRRGLAMGVIISGSAVGGMVWPPALRAMITHLGFRNALRISGCISLTLVSVAGYALRWEPKFHEQVRIQTQGLRRRSGWIKAPMVNYRVARSKRFLAQALGCFLQSAGYSTPLFFYAAYASTLGYSPTTAANFITLNNASNFVSRIAIGYGADRYGRINALVVTTLLSAVAVFAFWIPSMFHTPDAGVPKSSADGLFIVFTILYGAFASAYISLFPASLIELFGVQHFTSVNGALYLIRGMGALIGTPLTGMLIPKDALTSSFIYERAGIVVGVLLVAATLACLWVRIEASLGSSWTMESVNMHIRAMRSKRTVLRLGPALWLLSEGLYTQGVTWLVSELRM; translated from the exons ATGGGTTCCGTCGTTGAACTGGCCAGCCGAGAAGCCGATGGCTCTCCCCAGACTGCTTCTCCGCAAACGAATGAAGCGGAGCAAGAGCATCCTACCTG GAAATATGCCTTGGTCGTAGCCGCCGGCTTTTCTGTGATGTTTACGACGTGCGCATTCATCTTCTCTTATGGAGTCTACCAGTCTCTTTACGAAGAGATGGCCGAAGCTGAAGGCACCCCTTTTACCGGGAGCTCAACTGCCCTCATCAATCTGGTGGGAATCTTAGCCATTGCATTAATGTCCATGGGCGGACCATTCGCAATGCACTGGTCAAAGATCTACTCGCCACAGGCTGTCATCATTGCCGGAGGCTGGGTTTTCGGCATTGCATATATCCTGTCGAGCTTTGGGCAGGCACTATGGCATTTTGCGTTGACGCAGGGAGTCCTCCTTGGTATTGGTACATGTCTGGCATATGTGCCTACCATGAGCGTTGCCCCGACGTGGTTCGACCAGCGGCGTGGTCTCGCCATGGGCGTGATTATCTCGGGATCTGCAGTTGGGGGCATGGTTTGGCCTCCTGCTCTCCGAGCCATGATAACACATCTGGGGTTTAGAAATGCGCTCCGCATCTCGGGTTGTATCTCCTTAACACTCGTCTCTGTCGCCGGGTATGCTCTCCGCTGGGAGCCCAAGTTCCACGAGCAAGTTCGTATCCAGACGCAGGGCCTACGTCGACGCAGTGGCTGGATAAAAGCGCCCATGGTGAACTACCGCGTTGCCCGCTCTAAACGATTTCTGGcccaggctctgggctgTTTTCTGCAGTCGGCTGGATACTCAACCCCGTTGTTCTTCTATGCCGCGTACGCTAGCACGCTAGGCTACAGTCCCACGACAGCGGCTAACTTCATTACTCTGAACAACGCGTCTAATTTCGTGTCGCGCATCGCCATCGGCTACGGTGCCGACCGATACGGACGCATCAACGCCCTGGTTGTCACGACGCTGCTGAGCGCTGtggccgtcttcgccttTTGGATTCCATCCATGTTTCACACGCCAGACGCCGGCGTGCCGAAGTCTAGTGCTGACGGACTCTTTATCGTGTTTACTATCCTGTACGGTGCATTTGCTAGTGCATATATTTCGCTTTTTCCGGCCTCTTTGATCGAGCTCTTTGGTGTGCAGCACTTTACCAGTGTCAATGGTGCTTTGTATTTAATTCGTGGCATGGGCGCGCTTATCGGCACTCCGTTAACCGGCATGTTGATCCCGAAGGATGCCCTTACTTCGTCGTTTATTTATGAACGGGCTGGCATAGTGGTAGGGGTGTTGTTGGTGGCTGCAACGTTGGCTTGTCTTTGGGTGCGGATCGAGGCGAGCTTAGGGTCATCGTGGACAATGGAGAGTGTAAATATGCATATTAGAGCCATGAGGTCAAAGAGAACTGTTCTCCGCCTGGGACCTGCCCTCTGGCTTCTCTCTGAAGGCCTGTATACCCAGGGTgtaacgtggttggtaagcgagctgcgcatgtaa
- a CDS encoding uncharacterized protein (transcript_id=CADANIAT00006274) has protein sequence MPRVRVSSSQNCHEKEGRLLLAVQAIKKKEITSIREAARRFNVPESTLRTRLRGTTNRAESRANGHKLTEIEEEVLKQWILSLDLRGAAPTKAHVREMANILLAKRGSTPIQTVGQKWVYNYTQRHPELESRLSRQYDCQRAKQENPKVIQAWFNTVRATIEQYGILPDDIYNFDETGFAMGLCAHQKVITKSESCGRRPVLQPGNREWVTAIESISASGWALPPTLIFKGKQYNQAWFTGLPPDWRFEISTNGWTTNEISLRWLQKQFIPSTEHRTRGRYQLLVLDGHGSHLTPEFDQICTDHNIIPLCMPAHSSHLLQPLDIGCFAVMKRSYASLVDQKMRLGISHIDKLDFLAAYPQARISTFKLDTIRNSFRAAGLVPLNPEPVLSKLSIQARTPTPPGSPHDNGLSVQEATELEEAHNASFQAIPGPCGPPAEGAQTPKARALPTCMLHTKELDQRGRKKRNICTSKCTVQDSKHDKESVSTRLRHAGVWRVKHGWNPKGEDGHSAQQRRDNQGVDASVSVGTVADGDARHEIRRVVQSNEVSRCRGTVA, from the exons atgccccgagttcgcgttagttcaagccaaaattgccatgagaaggaaggtcggctcctactggctgtacaggctattaaaaaaaaggagattacatcaatacgcgaggcagcacgtcgcttcaatgtgcctgaatctacactacgtacgcgactacgcgggactacaaatcgcgccgaatctcgcgcaaatggccataaattgactgagattgaagaggaagtgcttaagcagtggattctctctttagatctacgcggagcagctcctacaaaagctcatgtacgagaaatggctaatattctgcttgcaaagcgtggttccaccccaatccagactgtcggccagaaatgggtatataattatactcaacgccacccggagcttgagtctcgcttgtcaaggcaatacgactgccagcgagcaaagcaagagaacccaaaggttattcaagcatggtttaacaccgtacgagccacaatcgaacaatacgggatcctaccggacgatatctacaactttgatgagactggctttgcaatgggcctttgtgcacatcagaaagtgattaccaagtcagaatcatgtggccgaagaccagttctacagccaggaaaccgtgaatgggttactgcaattgagtcaatcagtgcttctggatgggcacttccaccaacacttatctttaagggcaagcagtataaccaagcatggtttacaggccttccgcccgactggcgatttgaaatcagtacaaatggatggacaactaatgaaattagccttcgctggcttcagaagcaatttatcccgtcaacagagcatcgtacgcgcggaagatatcaacttctagttcttgatggccatggaagccatcttacaccagagtttgatcaaatctgtacagatcataatattataccactctgcatgccggcacattcctcccatcttctacaaccacttgatattggatgttttgcagttatgaagcgctcgtacgccagcttggttgatcagaaaatgcggcttggcatcagccatattgacaaacttgatttccttgcagcctatccacaagctcgaatcagcacatttaagctggatacaatcagaaacagttttcgagcagcaggactagtgccattgaatcctgaaccagtgctttcaaagcttagtattcaggctcgtacgcctacaccccctggaagcc ctcatgataatggtctgtctgtacaagaggctacagagctcgaggaagctcataatgcgtcttttcaggcaatacctggtccatgcgggccaccagcagaaggtgcacaaacaccaaaggcacgggcattacctacatgta TGCTGCACACCAAAGAGCTCGATCAAAGAGGCCGGAAAAAGCGAAATATATGCACTAGCAAATGCACCGTACAGGATAGTAAACACGATAAAGAGTCCGTCAGCACTAGACTTCGGCACGCCGGCGTCTGGCGTGTGAAACATGGATGGAATCCAAaaggcgaagacggccaCAGCGCTCAGCAGCGTCGTGACAACCAGGGCGTTGATGCGTCCGTATCGGTCGGCACCGTAGCCGATGGCGATGCGCGACACGAAATTAGACGCGTTGTTCAGAGTAATGAAGTTAGCCGCTGTCGTGGGACTGTAGCCTAG
- a CDS encoding Ran GTPase-binding protein LOS1 (transcript_id=CADANIAT00006275), with the protein MEEQVANAIEIAGNPTSDSTLKAQAFDYLNQLRTDPSGWQVCLSLFTKDPPQSHFIRHVSLEVVNSAAQAGLIDLRSLGFVRDRLLAYLRQVYGREGSNPDPPNIQNKIAQTITFLFSALYGNGWESFFDDLLSLTHKSPSSTTRDNPLGIIFYLRVINSIHDEIGDVLVSRSRAEQERANALKDLIRVRDMQKIASSWQEILSQWMDGDDLIVEMSLKAVGSWVSWIDIGLVVNQTMLDLLFQQLGRAQKAELREGEDKVRDAAVDVFTEIIGKKMKAEDKIDMIAFLNLDNVVGQISSSPPLYANRFTSKYDTDLAETVAKLVNTTVTDIVRALEQETVSAQCKEKANGLLQVFLPHILRYFSDEYDEVCSTVIPCVSDLLSYLRKMAKSNPSIASQHSSILLPILKAIIQKMRYDETASWGDDDDQTDEAEFQELRKRLGTLQQIVAAVDERLYMEAVSEVVATTFENMRQSGAQLDWRDLDLALHEMYLFGDSATKSGSLYNKGQPSGPSAERLVEMMLRMVESDIRSFTHPATQLQYMEICVRYSSFFHTHTHLIPGVLESFLQLAHHPMKKVKTRAWYLFQRLVKQLRAYIDNVAQTVVEALGDLLVIQAELPSESSDGDEMSSEDHEGSTDAVFNSQLYLFEAVGIICSIPTIPADKQVLYAQSVLSPVFVDMEKNLGSAKSGDARAVLQIHHDIMALGTLARGFSDWQPGTSSPATQLPAPEVSEAFSQVSEATLVALESLKASFDIRTASRFAFSRLIGVLGSRILPQLPRWIDGLLTQTSSRDEMALFLRLLDQVIFGFKGEIYNILDALLMPFLQRVFSGIADPTSGTDDEIHLAELKREYLNFLLAVLNNDLGAVIISERNQPMFDTVITTIEHFAKDAEDFTTAKMAFSVLSRMGSAWGGPDIAPAASNGPSTSQVALPGFGQFMITRFSPLCWALPATPSFNAKDAQAKQVLAEAGGLQRTIYSKMGMEYIEYLRDRELPGMGMGADLVEEYVGTLSRLDLRGFRQFFPQFIQRLSA; encoded by the exons ATGGAAGAGCAG GTAGCAAACGCCATAGAAATCGCTGGGAACCCTACCTCCGACAGCACCCTCAAAGCGCAAGCCTTCGACTACCTTAACCAGCTCCGCACCGATCCCTCAGGCTGGCAGGTCTGCCTTTCGCTCTTCACCAAAGACCCGCCACAATCTCACTTCATCCGCCATGTGTCGTTAGAGGTTGTCAATAGTGCTGCCCAGGCTGGCTTAATTGACCTCCGGTCGCTTGGGTTCGTCCGGGATAGGCTGCTGGCGTATCTGCGGCAAGTCTACGGCCGGGAGGGTTCGAATCCTGACCCGCCAAACATTCAGAATAAGATTGCCCAGACCATcacctttctcttttccgcGCTCTACGGAAATGGCTGGGAGTCTTTCTTTGACGACCTCCTGAGCCTCACACACAAGTCACCTTCGAGCACGACCCGGGATAACCCGCTCGGTATCATCTTCTACCTCCGGGTTATTAACTCCATACACGATGAGATCGGTGATGTACTAGTTTCTCGGTCTCGAGCGGAGCAGGAGCGGGCGAATGCGCTGAAGGATTTGATTCGGGTCAGGGATATGCAGAAGATCGCTAGTTCGTGGCAAGAGATATTATCGCAGTGGAtggatggcgatgatctcaTCGTTGAGATGTCTCTCAAGGCCGTTGGGAGCTGGGTGAGCTGGATTGATATCGGTCTGGTGGTAAATCAGACGATGCTTGACCTGCTTTTCCAGCAACTTGGCCGTGCGCAAAAGGCGGAGCTCCGAGAAGGCGAGGACAAAGTGCGGGATGCGGCCGTTGATGTCTTTACGGAGATTATTGGtaagaagatgaaggccgAGGACAAGATTGATATGATCGCCTTCCTGAACCTGGATAATGTGGTGGGCCAGATCTCGTCCAGCCCTCCGCTGTACGCCAACCGATTCACCTCCAAATACGACACCGATCTCGCAGAAACGGTTGCAAAGCTGGTCAACACCACGGTGACTGATATCGTACGCGCTTTAGAGCAGGAAACAGTGTCGGCGCAGtgcaaggagaaggccaaCGGTTTGTTACAGGTCTTCCTTCCTCACATCCTGCGGTACTTCTCCGATGAGTACGACGAAGTTTGCTCCACTGTCATCCCGTGCGTGAGCGATTTGCTTTCATACCTGCGAAAGATGGCCAAATCCAACCCCTCCATTGCTTCCCAGCATTCATCTATACTCCTTCCGATCCTCAAGGCGATCATCCAGAAAATGCGGTACGACGAAACCGCCTCCTGgggcgacgacgacgatcaAACCGACGAGGCTGAGTTCCAGGAGCTTCGCAAGCGCCTTGGAACCCTGCAGCAGATTGTCGCGGCCGTTGATGAGAGGCTCTACATGGAAGCAGTCTCAGAAGTCGTGGCCACTACATTCGAGAACATGCGCCAATCGGGAGCTCAGCTGGACTGGAGGGACTTGGATCTTGCATTGCATGAGATGTACCTGTTTGGAGACTCTGCTACTAAGAGTGGAAGTCTCTACAACAAGGGGCAGCCTAGCGGCCCGTCTGCGGAGAGGCTGGTTGAGATGATGCTGCGCATGGTCGAGTCGGACATCCGATCCTTTACCCATCCGGCAACGCAACTACAGTACATGGAAATCTGTGTTCGCTACAGCTCCTTTTTCCACACCCATACTCACTTGATCCCCGGTGTCCTCGAGAGCTTCCTTCAACTTGCCCATCACCCAATGAAAAAGGTCAAAACACGAGCGTGGTACTTGTTCCAGCGCCTGGTTAAACAACTGCGAGCTTATATTGACAACGTGGCCCAGACCGTCGTCGAAGCCTTGGGCGATTTACTGGTTATTCAAGCCGAGTTGCCCTCGGAAAGCTCCGACGGCGACGAAATGTCCTCGGAGGACCATGAAGGGTCTACCGATGCTGTTTTTAACAGTCAACTTTACCTATTTGAGGCCGTCGGTATTATCTGCTCGATTCCCACCATACCCGCGGACAAGCAAGTTCTCTACGCGCAATCCGTGCTGTCTCCTGTGTTTGTGGATATGGAAAAGAACCTGGGCTCGGCCAAATCGGGAGACGCGCGAGCCGTGCTTCAGATACACCACGACATCATGGCGCTTGGTACACTCGCAAGAGGCTTCTCAGACTGGCAGCCCGGCACTAGCTCCCCTGCCACGCAGCTCCCAGCGCCCGAGGTCTCAGAGGCGTTCAGCCAGGTGTCGGAAGCCACCCTTGTCGCTTTGGAGTCCCTTAAGGCTTCATTTGACATTCGGACAGCGTCTCGATTTGCGTTCTCGCGACTGATCGGGGTTCTTGGGTCCCGAATCCTCCCCCAGCTTCCCCGATGGATTGATGGTCTGCTGACCCAAACATCGTCGCGGGACGAGATGGCGCTgttcctgcgcctgctcgACCAGGTTATTTTCGGCTTCAAGGGCGAAATCTACAATATCCTTGATGCGCTGTTGATGCCATTCCTGCAACGGGTGTTTAGCGGAATCGCGGACCCAACCTCGGGTACTGATGACGAGATCCACCTGGCGGAGTTGAAGCGGGAGTATCTCAATTTTTTGCTCGCCGTTCTGAACAATGATCTGGGTGCTGTCATCATCAGCGAAC GCAACCAACCCATGTTCGACACGGTCATTACAACAATAGAGCACTTTGCCAAAGACGCCGAGGATTTCACGACCGCCAAGATGGCGTTTAGCGTGCTGTCTAGGATGGGCAGCGCCTGGGGTGGTCCGGACATCGCACCAGCAGCCTCAAACGGCCCCTCCACTTCGCAAGTCGCGCTTCCAGGTTTCGGCCAGTTCATGATTACCCGCTTCTCTCCTCTATGCTGGGCGCTCCCCGCCACCCCGTCTTTCAACGCAAAGGACGCGCAAGCAAAACAGGTTCTCGCTGAAGCAGGAGGTCTGCAGCGGACCATCTACAGCAAGATGGGGATGGAGTATATCGAATACCTGCGGGACCGCGAGCTACCTGGCATGGGCATGGGAGCAGACCTGGTGGAAGAGTACGTGGGGACACTGAGCCGGCTGGACCTGAGGGGGTTTCGGCAGTTCTTTCCG CAATTCATCCAACGTTTGAGCGCATGA
- a CDS encoding phosphatase PAP2 family protein (transcript_id=CADANIAT00006276) has product MVLVAYLLGTLYLRDGDRWVDLQVQVYQGLRAISARAIAGHDAIFARAERHALQILALEHTLHIDVELAIQKFVLTKAPWLMPFLARVYYSHIVLGVVFFAYTYTFLKRETFQAIRRTLAFENVIAFIIITLWRCTPPRLLPEEYGFVDVLHSNHGGSAWTQNKFQLTIAAMPSLHFGNSMFIALCLIRFSPHWYLRVIAPVWPTLMAFTIVATANHFVLDAVVGACVVLVAYRFNYAMLGLLPVERALFKLLRLEKPPAARLLGSVRHLGLGDSFSSVSPHAVPEFAEWCGDLTWMHYEHNHASLVYALTIEYYRARPSTT; this is encoded by the exons ATGGTACTGGTTGCTTATCTATTGGGTACGTTATACTTGCGGGACGGTGATCGTTGGGTAGACTTACAGGTGCAGGTCTACCAAGGTCTGCGTGCAATCTCGGCGCGAGCCATTGCCGGCCATGATGCCATCTTCGCTAGAGCAGAGCGTCATGCTCTTCAGATCCTCGCTCTGGAACATACCCTTCACATTGACGTCGAGCTGGCTATTCAGAAATTCGTCCTTACCAAAGCGCCCTGGCTCATGCCTTTCCTGGCCCGAGTGTACTATTCGCACATCGTCCTCGGCGTCGTCTTTTTCGCATATACTTACACCTTCTTGAAACGTGAAACCTTCCAAGCGATTCGCCGGACGCTGGCCTTTGAGAATGTGATTGCCTTCATTATCATCACTCTATGGCGGTGCACGCCTCCGCGTCTCCTTCCGGAAGAGTACGGGTTCGTCGATGTGCTGCACAGCAACCACGGCGGTTCTGCTTGGACGCAGAACAAGTTCCAGCTCACTATCGCGGCCATGCCGTCGCTGCATTTCGGTAACTCGATGTTCATCGCGCTGTGTCTGATCCGGTTCAGCCCGCATTGGTACCTTCGTGTCATTGCGCCCGTATGGCCGACGCTCATGGCTTTTACAATCGTTGCGACAGCGAACCATTTCGTTCTCGACGCTGTGGTCGGGGCGTGTGTGGTTCTTGTAGCGTACCGTTTCAATTATGCCATGTTGGGTCTTTTACCGGTGGAGAGGGCCCTCTTCAAACTGTTGCGGCTGGAGAAGCC TCCAGCT GCTAGACTGCTCGGCTCGGTGAGACACTTGGGATTGGGGGACTCCTTCTCCTCAGTGTCCCCTCACGCGGTTCCGGAGTTTGCCGAGTGGTGCGGAGATCTTACATGGATGCATTACGAGCATAATCATGCATCGCTCG TGTATGCATTGACTATCGAGTACTACCGAGCACGACCGAGCACTACATAG